In the genome of Pseudomonas sp. P5_109, one region contains:
- a CDS encoding VOC family protein, with product MSVKPIPEGYHSITPYLGINKAAEAIAFYKKAFGAIEVMRLNMPDGGVGHAELRIGDCPIMLGTPCDQGPLRNPDNSPSVGLHLYVTDVDKSYKQAIDAGATVVSEVKDQFYGDRSGTLKDPYGHLWFLATRKEDLTQEQIEQRAKEMFSQG from the coding sequence ATGAGCGTCAAACCCATTCCGGAGGGGTATCACAGCATCACCCCCTACCTGGGCATCAACAAAGCCGCCGAAGCCATCGCCTTCTACAAAAAAGCCTTCGGTGCCATCGAAGTCATGCGCCTGAACATGCCCGATGGCGGTGTCGGTCACGCCGAACTGCGTATCGGCGACTGCCCGATCATGCTGGGCACACCTTGCGATCAAGGACCACTGCGCAATCCGGACAATTCGCCGTCCGTGGGTCTGCATTTGTACGTTACGGATGTCGACAAGTCCTACAAACAGGCCATCGATGCCGGTGCAACGGTGGTGTCCGAGGTCAAGGATCAATTCTACGGCGACCGTTCGGGCACCTTGAAAGATCCCTACGGTCACCTGTGGTTCCTCGCCACTCGCAAGGAAGACCTGACCCAGGAACAGATCGAGCAACGGGCGAAGGAGATGTTTTCGCAGGGTTGA
- a CDS encoding alpha/beta fold hydrolase, which produces MFAGFRKDQCHVNGVDIAYRIGGNGPALLLLHGHPQTHVIWHKVAGQLAKHFTVVAADLRGYGDSGKPSADEHHNHYSKREMARDAVELMKSLGFEHFSILAHDRGARVAHRLALDHPDAVRRMVLLDIAPTLSMYAQTNEAFARAYWHWFFLIRPAPLPETLIEADPESYLRSVMGSRSAGLKPFTDEAFGEYLRCLKQPGAARGICEDYRASASIDLDHDRADIESGHQLNLPLLVLWGAEGTVGRCFEPLEEWQHVATDVRGKALPAGHYIAEEAPELLLAEALDFLR; this is translated from the coding sequence ATGTTTGCCGGATTCCGCAAAGACCAGTGCCACGTCAACGGTGTGGATATCGCCTACCGCATCGGCGGTAACGGGCCTGCCCTGCTGTTGCTGCACGGCCATCCACAGACCCATGTCATCTGGCACAAGGTCGCCGGGCAACTGGCCAAACACTTCACCGTGGTGGCCGCCGACCTGCGCGGTTACGGCGATAGCGGCAAGCCGTCGGCGGACGAGCACCATAACCACTATTCAAAACGGGAGATGGCCCGGGACGCCGTCGAGTTGATGAAGTCCCTGGGGTTCGAGCATTTCTCGATCCTCGCCCACGATCGTGGTGCCCGGGTTGCCCATCGCCTGGCGCTCGACCATCCAGATGCCGTGCGGCGCATGGTACTGCTCGACATCGCCCCGACCCTGTCGATGTACGCGCAAACCAACGAAGCCTTTGCCCGCGCCTATTGGCACTGGTTCTTCCTGATTCGTCCGGCACCATTGCCGGAAACCCTGATCGAAGCTGATCCGGAGTCCTATCTGCGCAGCGTCATGGGCAGCCGTAGCGCCGGGCTCAAACCCTTTACCGACGAAGCCTTCGGCGAATACCTGCGCTGCCTGAAACAGCCAGGGGCTGCACGCGGCATCTGCGAGGACTATCGCGCCAGCGCCAGCATTGACCTGGACCACGACCGCGCCGATATCGAGTCCGGCCATCAGCTGAATCTGCCCCTGCTGGTGTTGTGGGGCGCCGAAGGTACGGTCGGGCGCTGCTTCGAACCGCTCGAGGAGTGGCAGCACGTGGCAACCGACGTGCGCGGCAAAGCCTTGCCGGCCGGCCATTACATTGCCGAAGAAGCCCCTGAACTGTTGCTCGCCGAGGCGCTCGACTTCCTGCGCTGA
- a CDS encoding aminopeptidase P family protein, which yields MNTQLSINGSVPQRLAQTRELMSREGIHALLVPSADPHLSEYLPGYWQGRQWLSGFHGSVGTLIVTPDFAGVWADSRYWEQATKELKGSGIDLVKLQPGQPGPLEWLAEQTPEGGVVAVDGAVMAVASARTLGSKLEERGARLRTDIDLLSGVWSDRPGLPNEPIYQHLPPQATVSRGEKLAQLRETLQARGADWHFIATLDDIAWLFNLRGGDVSFNPVFVSFALINQQQATLFVALSKVSAELRAVLEQDGVTLRDYSEVAAALRAVPSGASLQVDPARVTAGLLDNLDSGVKLIEGLNPTTLAKSQKSLADAEHIRQAMEQDGAALCEFFAWLDSALGRERITELTIDEKLTAARERRPDYVSLSFNTIAAYNANGAMPHYHATEEEHAVVEGDGLLLIDSGGQYLGGTTDITRMVAVGTPTDEQKRDCTRVLKGVIALSRAQFPKGILSPLLDAIARAPIWAESVDYGHGTGHGVGYFLNVHEGPQVIAYQAAPAPQTAMQPGMITSIEPGTYRPGRWGVRIENLAMNREAGKSEFGEFLKFETLTLCPIDTRCLETSLLSEDEKQWFNAYHAEVRERLSPLVEGAALDWLNTRTAAI from the coding sequence ATGAATACGCAGCTTTCGATCAATGGATCGGTGCCCCAGCGCCTGGCGCAAACCCGCGAGCTGATGAGCCGGGAAGGCATTCACGCCTTGCTGGTGCCGTCGGCCGACCCGCACCTGTCCGAGTACCTGCCGGGTTACTGGCAGGGGCGCCAGTGGTTGTCGGGCTTCCATGGTTCGGTCGGCACGCTGATCGTGACCCCGGATTTTGCCGGCGTCTGGGCCGACAGCCGTTACTGGGAGCAGGCGACCAAGGAACTCAAGGGCAGCGGCATTGACCTGGTCAAGCTGCAACCGGGTCAACCCGGGCCACTGGAATGGCTAGCCGAGCAAACTCCCGAGGGTGGCGTTGTGGCAGTCGATGGCGCGGTCATGGCCGTGGCTTCGGCACGGACCCTGGGCAGCAAACTTGAAGAGCGTGGCGCCCGTCTGCGCACCGACATCGACCTGTTGAGCGGTGTCTGGAGCGACCGCCCAGGTCTGCCGAACGAACCGATCTATCAACACCTGCCACCGCAAGCGACGGTCAGTCGTGGCGAAAAACTCGCCCAACTGCGTGAAACCCTTCAGGCGCGGGGTGCCGACTGGCATTTCATCGCCACACTGGATGACATCGCCTGGCTGTTCAACCTGCGCGGCGGCGACGTGTCGTTCAACCCGGTATTCGTTTCCTTTGCCCTGATCAATCAGCAACAGGCCACGCTGTTCGTGGCCTTGAGCAAGGTCAGCGCCGAGTTGCGTGCAGTCCTCGAACAGGACGGCGTGACCTTGCGCGACTACAGCGAAGTTGCCGCTGCACTGCGCGCCGTGCCGAGTGGCGCGAGCCTGCAAGTCGACCCTGCGCGGGTCACGGCGGGGTTGCTGGACAACCTCGACAGCGGGGTGAAACTGATCGAAGGGCTGAACCCGACCACCCTGGCCAAATCGCAAAAAAGCCTGGCCGATGCCGAACACATCCGTCAGGCCATGGAACAGGACGGTGCAGCGCTGTGCGAATTCTTCGCCTGGCTGGACTCGGCACTGGGGCGCGAGCGCATCACCGAACTGACCATTGATGAAAAACTCACCGCCGCCCGTGAGCGCCGTCCGGACTACGTGTCGCTGAGCTTCAACACCATCGCCGCGTACAACGCCAATGGCGCGATGCCGCACTACCACGCCACCGAAGAAGAGCACGCGGTGGTCGAAGGCGACGGTCTGTTGCTGATCGACTCCGGCGGCCAGTACCTGGGGGGCACTACCGACATCACGCGGATGGTCGCGGTGGGCACTCCGACCGATGAGCAAAAGCGCGATTGCACCCGCGTGCTCAAGGGCGTGATTGCCCTGTCCCGCGCGCAGTTCCCCAAAGGCATTCTGTCGCCGCTGCTCGATGCCATCGCCCGCGCGCCTATCTGGGCGGAAAGTGTCGACTACGGTCATGGCACCGGTCATGGCGTTGGCTACTTCCTGAACGTCCACGAAGGTCCGCAAGTCATCGCTTACCAGGCTGCACCTGCACCGCAAACCGCGATGCAACCCGGCATGATCACCTCCATTGAACCGGGCACCTATCGTCCGGGTCGTTGGGGTGTGCGGATCGAAAACCTGGCGATGAACCGTGAGGCGGGTAAAAGCGAATTCGGCGAGTTCCTGAAGTTTGAAACGCTGACCCTGTGCCCGATCGATACGCGTTGCCTGGAAACGTCGCTGCTGAGCGAAGACGAAAAGCAGTGGTTCAACGCCTACCACGCCGAAGTGCGCGAGCGTCTGAGCCCGTTGGTCGAGGGCGCTGCGCTGGATTGGTTGAATACCCGTACTGCGGCTATCTGA
- a CDS encoding cysteine desulfurase family protein, producing MNKRPLYFDYAATTPVDERVIKVMVECLGFTGNFGNPASSSHVFGQQARQSVEQARRQVAELVGATPGQIVWTSGATESNNLALKGVAQARGTGGGHIITSQIEHKAILDTAKQLQDAGVAVTYLVPDAEGLITAQAVSEAMREDTFLVSLMLVNNELGTLNDIPAIGQVVRDRGALFHVDAAQGAGKVAIDLAQWAVDLMSFSAHKLYGPKGIGALYVGPRAQQRLQAQIHGGGHEGGLRSGTLATHQIVAMGSAFALAAASFDEEKAVIVYLRERLLEQLSSIPGVRLNGSPTRRIPHTLSLTFAEGEFNPAALQASIAFSATSACNSASNAPSHVLLALGHDARSASRTIRLSLGRFTTEQDIDQAVQLIKAACASAPAFWQ from the coding sequence ATGAATAAACGTCCGTTGTATTTCGATTACGCCGCCACCACGCCGGTGGATGAGCGGGTCATCAAGGTGATGGTCGAATGTCTGGGCTTTACCGGCAATTTCGGCAACCCGGCCTCCAGTTCCCACGTCTTCGGCCAGCAGGCCCGGCAATCGGTCGAACAGGCGCGACGCCAGGTCGCCGAACTGGTCGGCGCGACGCCTGGGCAGATCGTCTGGACCTCCGGCGCCACTGAATCCAACAACCTCGCGCTCAAAGGCGTGGCCCAGGCCCGCGGTACTGGCGGCGGCCATATCATCACCAGCCAGATCGAACACAAGGCCATCCTCGATACCGCCAAACAATTGCAGGATGCCGGTGTCGCCGTGACGTACCTGGTGCCGGACGCCGAGGGGCTGATTACCGCGCAAGCGGTCAGCGAAGCCATGCGCGAGGACACTTTCCTGGTGTCGCTGATGCTGGTCAACAACGAGCTGGGCACCCTCAACGATATTCCCGCCATCGGTCAGGTCGTGCGTGATCGCGGGGCGTTGTTCCATGTCGACGCCGCACAGGGCGCGGGCAAAGTGGCGATCGACCTCGCGCAGTGGGCAGTGGACCTGATGTCGTTTTCCGCGCACAAGCTCTATGGCCCCAAAGGCATCGGTGCGTTGTACGTCGGTCCGCGCGCCCAGCAGCGTTTGCAGGCGCAGATCCATGGTGGCGGGCATGAGGGCGGTTTGCGATCCGGTACTCTGGCGACCCATCAGATTGTCGCCATGGGCTCGGCTTTCGCCTTGGCGGCCGCCTCTTTTGATGAAGAGAAAGCCGTTATCGTGTATTTGCGTGAGCGCTTGCTCGAGCAGTTGTCGAGCATTCCCGGCGTGCGGCTCAATGGCAGCCCGACCCGGCGCATCCCCCATACCCTGAGCCTGACCTTCGCAGAAGGTGAGTTCAACCCGGCAGCGTTGCAGGCCTCGATTGCGTTTTCCGCGACCTCGGCCTGCAACTCCGCGAGCAATGCCCCATCCCATGTACTGCTGGCCCTGGGGCACGACGCCCGCTCGGCCAGTCGCACCATCCGCTTGAGTCTCGGGCGTTTTACCACCGAGCAGGACATCGACCAGGCGGTTCAACTGATCAAGGCGGCCTGCGCCAGTGCTCCGGCATTCTGGCAGTAG
- a CDS encoding antibiotic biosynthesis monooxygenase: MQASENNRSFAQLIEFEIEPHQQPALVLALSAQTEHLARQHRGFLSASIQASDDGRRVLNYLQWQTREAGEAAFRAFESGEVDFWQLIRAHQAKAVTFGSFQVLHSLQRSHDNALHCSLVG, translated from the coding sequence ATGCAAGCCTCAGAGAACAATCGCAGCTTTGCCCAACTGATCGAATTCGAGATCGAGCCGCATCAACAGCCCGCGCTGGTGTTGGCCCTGTCGGCCCAGACCGAGCATCTGGCCCGGCAGCACCGTGGCTTTCTCAGTGCCAGTATCCAGGCCAGCGACGATGGCCGACGCGTACTCAATTATCTGCAATGGCAAACCCGAGAAGCAGGGGAGGCCGCGTTCCGGGCCTTTGAAAGCGGCGAAGTGGATTTCTGGCAGTTGATCCGCGCCCATCAGGCGAAGGCGGTGACCTTCGGATCGTTCCAGGTGCTGCACAGTCTGCAGCGCAGCCACGACAACGCACTGCATTGCAGTCTGGTCGGCTGA
- the rhtA gene encoding threonine/homoserine exporter RhtA: MNDQPRSLASTLFSVGLLLIAMASIQSGASLAKSMFSVVGPQGTTTLRLIFASVIMMLILRPWRAKLTARSLRTVIVYGMALGGMNFLFYMSLQTVPLGIAVALEFTGPLAVAIYASRRAIDFLWIALAAVGLLLLIPTGEASAGIDLVGAGYALGAGVCWALYILFGQKAGADNGVQTAALGVMIAALFVAPIGIVHAGSALLTPSLIPVALGVAVLSTALPYTLEMVALTRMPARTFGTLMSIEPAFGALSGLLFLHEYLSLSQWMAIMCIILASVGATMTMSTSTRPAVAAD; this comes from the coding sequence ATGAATGATCAGCCTCGCAGCCTAGCCTCCACACTGTTCTCGGTCGGACTGCTGCTCATAGCCATGGCGTCGATCCAGTCCGGAGCCTCCCTGGCCAAAAGCATGTTCTCCGTTGTTGGTCCTCAAGGGACGACAACGTTGCGGCTGATTTTTGCCAGCGTGATCATGATGCTGATACTGCGTCCATGGCGGGCAAAACTCACCGCCAGATCCCTGCGCACCGTCATCGTCTACGGGATGGCGCTGGGTGGAATGAACTTCCTCTTCTATATGTCCTTGCAAACAGTCCCGCTGGGCATCGCAGTGGCGCTTGAATTCACCGGCCCTCTGGCTGTGGCGATCTACGCCTCGCGTCGCGCGATCGACTTTTTGTGGATCGCCCTGGCTGCCGTCGGTTTGCTGCTACTGATACCGACGGGAGAGGCGAGCGCGGGAATCGATCTGGTAGGCGCCGGTTATGCCTTGGGAGCAGGCGTCTGCTGGGCACTGTACATTTTGTTCGGCCAAAAAGCGGGGGCCGATAATGGTGTGCAAACCGCCGCACTGGGGGTAATGATCGCTGCGCTCTTCGTCGCCCCTATCGGCATCGTCCATGCGGGTTCCGCTTTGCTGACGCCTTCATTGATCCCCGTGGCCCTCGGCGTCGCCGTCTTGTCCACAGCCCTCCCCTATACCCTCGAGATGGTCGCCCTGACCCGCATGCCGGCCCGCACCTTCGGCACGCTGATGAGCATCGAGCCCGCCTTCGGCGCCTTATCGGGCTTGCTGTTCCTTCATGAATACCTCTCGCTGTCGCAGTGGATGGCAATCATGTGCATCATTCTGGCATCCGTTGGCGCAACCATGACCATGAGCACTTCCACCAGGCCAGCAGTAGCGGCAGATTGA
- a CDS encoding LysR family transcriptional regulator: MRSSVDKLNAMAVFVRVVERGSFSAVAREMQTSQPTISKVLQALETRLGGKLIARSTRKLSLTDEGQRYYNECRLILAAVDAAEHSFQSGRERVVGPLKIGSSVSFGRLQIAPRLPEFLKHYPDVQIDLQLSDQNQDLVSEGLDVTFRIGALNDNGLIARLVGTTHRVTVASPDYVRQNGQPQTPQELGRHNCLMFNLLNSQNLWVYTKDAQRYEVRIKGNAQSNSSEAIREMVLGGLGIALSPVWLFSEDLGAGRVSAILQDYSTLSLPIYAVSPANRRQSARVKAFVDYMTQALDNAPELHIR; this comes from the coding sequence ATGAGAAGTTCCGTGGACAAACTCAATGCAATGGCGGTTTTCGTGCGGGTGGTCGAACGGGGCAGTTTTTCCGCCGTAGCCCGGGAGATGCAGACCAGCCAGCCGACCATCAGCAAAGTGTTGCAAGCACTGGAAACCCGATTGGGCGGAAAGCTGATTGCCCGCAGTACGCGCAAGCTATCCCTGACGGACGAAGGTCAGCGGTACTACAACGAATGCCGACTCATCCTCGCCGCCGTGGACGCGGCGGAACATAGCTTTCAATCCGGTCGGGAAAGGGTCGTCGGTCCGTTGAAAATCGGCTCGTCGGTCAGTTTCGGCCGCTTGCAGATCGCCCCCCGGTTACCGGAATTTCTCAAACACTACCCCGACGTACAGATAGATTTGCAATTGAGTGATCAGAACCAGGACCTGGTCAGCGAGGGGCTGGACGTGACATTCCGGATCGGTGCCCTGAACGACAACGGCCTGATCGCTCGCCTTGTCGGCACGACCCATCGGGTAACCGTCGCCTCACCTGACTACGTCAGGCAAAACGGCCAACCGCAAACACCGCAGGAACTGGGCAGGCACAACTGCCTGATGTTCAACCTGCTGAATAGCCAAAACCTGTGGGTGTACACAAAAGACGCCCAACGCTACGAAGTGCGGATCAAGGGCAATGCGCAGAGCAACAGTTCCGAGGCGATCCGCGAAATGGTGCTGGGGGGATTGGGGATTGCGCTGTCACCGGTGTGGCTGTTCAGCGAAGACCTGGGCGCCGGCCGGGTGAGCGCGATTTTGCAGGATTACAGTACGTTGTCGCTGCCAATTTATGCCGTATCCCCGGCGAATCGTCGCCAATCCGCCAGGGTCAAAGCCTTTGTCGACTACATGACTCAGGCGCTGGATAACGCGCCCGAGCTTCACATCAGATAG
- a CDS encoding 2-hydroxychromene-2-carboxylate isomerase, whose amino-acid sequence MSKTVEFLFDLGSPTTYLAYTQLPAICKQTDSQLIYIPILLGGVFKATGNASPATIPAKGRHMIQDLDRYARRYGVPLKFNPHFPINTLMLMRAVTGIQLHHPERFIAFIDCLFNALWVDGRNLNDPETVAAVLSGNGFDPNEVLALTADETVKATLKDNTEKAVQRGVFGVPSMFVDNQLYFGQDRLDFVLEALS is encoded by the coding sequence ATGAGCAAAACCGTGGAATTCCTTTTTGACCTGGGCAGCCCCACCACCTACCTGGCGTATACCCAGCTACCGGCAATCTGTAAGCAAACTGACAGCCAGTTGATCTACATTCCGATTCTGCTTGGCGGTGTGTTCAAGGCCACCGGCAACGCCTCCCCGGCGACCATTCCGGCCAAGGGCCGCCACATGATTCAGGACCTCGACCGTTATGCCCGGCGCTACGGCGTGCCACTGAAATTCAATCCGCATTTCCCGATCAACACCCTCATGCTGATGCGTGCCGTGACCGGCATTCAGTTGCACCATCCCGAGCGCTTTATCGCCTTCATTGACTGCCTGTTCAACGCCCTGTGGGTCGACGGCCGCAACCTCAATGACCCGGAAACCGTAGCGGCGGTGCTGAGCGGCAACGGTTTCGATCCCAATGAAGTGCTCGCACTGACCGCCGACGAAACAGTCAAGGCAACCCTCAAGGACAATACCGAGAAAGCGGTGCAGCGCGGCGTGTTCGGCGTACCGAGCATGTTTGTCGATAACCAGCTGTACTTCGGCCAGGATCGACTGGACTTCGTACTCGAGGCCCTGAGTTAA
- a CDS encoding zinc-dependent alcohol dehydrogenase family protein — translation MTDSLNMRALMVDSANAPLRLVSIPRPVPQAGQVLVRIKASGVNPLDGKIRSGQAAHAAQPLPAILGMDLAGTVEALGEDVRGWLPGDEVYTMATGIGGVQGSLAEYAVVDARLLARKPHNLSMREAAGLPLVLITAWEGLVDRARVRPGQKVLIHGGAGGVGHVAVQIARAFGAEVFATGSAGQQSIIEGVGATFIDYRKSSVADYVAEHTTGEGFDIVYDTVGGETLDASFKAARMYHGHVLSCLGWGQHSLAPLSFRGASYSGVFTLLPLLTGKGREHHGEILHEAARLIEAGKLMPLLDPHSFTLESAETAHELLLSGAAKGRLVVEI, via the coding sequence ATGACTGACTCACTGAATATGCGCGCTTTGATGGTCGACTCGGCCAATGCGCCTTTACGTCTGGTTTCGATCCCACGGCCCGTGCCGCAGGCGGGGCAGGTATTGGTCAGGATCAAGGCCAGTGGTGTCAATCCGCTGGATGGCAAAATCCGCTCCGGGCAGGCGGCCCATGCGGCTCAACCATTGCCGGCGATACTGGGGATGGATCTGGCTGGAACCGTAGAGGCGTTGGGGGAGGACGTCAGAGGCTGGCTGCCGGGGGACGAGGTGTACACCATGGCCACCGGTATTGGTGGTGTTCAAGGATCATTGGCCGAGTACGCGGTGGTCGACGCACGACTGTTGGCTCGAAAACCACACAACCTGAGCATGCGTGAGGCTGCCGGTTTGCCGCTGGTGCTGATCACCGCCTGGGAAGGTCTGGTGGACAGGGCTCGTGTTCGGCCCGGGCAGAAGGTATTGATCCATGGTGGCGCCGGTGGTGTTGGCCATGTTGCGGTGCAAATCGCCCGCGCTTTTGGCGCAGAAGTTTTTGCCACGGGCTCTGCGGGGCAGCAATCGATCATCGAAGGGGTCGGCGCGACGTTTATCGATTACCGCAAGTCTTCGGTTGCAGACTATGTGGCTGAGCATACGACGGGCGAGGGCTTCGACATTGTCTATGACACCGTGGGGGGTGAAACGCTGGATGCGTCATTCAAGGCGGCACGGATGTATCACGGTCATGTGCTCAGTTGCCTGGGGTGGGGGCAGCACAGCCTGGCACCGCTTTCCTTTCGCGGGGCGTCTTACTCCGGTGTCTTCACTTTGCTGCCGCTTCTGACCGGCAAGGGGCGTGAGCATCACGGAGAGATTCTGCACGAGGCGGCGCGGTTGATTGAGGCGGGCAAGCTCATGCCGTTGCTTGACCCGCACTCCTTCACGCTGGAATCGGCAGAAACCGCCCATGAACTGCTCTTGTCGGGAGCGGCAAAGGGGCGGTTGGTGGTCGAGATTTAA
- the soxR gene encoding redox-sensitive transcriptional activator SoxR → MITPENLHKELTVGQVAARSGVAVTALHFYESRGLIKSNRNQGNQRRYPREVLRRVALIKVAQRLGIPLAEIGEALKSLPDNRAPTAADWKILSAQWSRELDERINQLTLLRDRLNGCIGCGCLSMEACPLRNAGDVLGERGPGAHWLEPT, encoded by the coding sequence ATGATCACCCCGGAAAACCTGCACAAGGAACTCACCGTCGGCCAGGTCGCGGCGCGCAGCGGTGTGGCAGTCACGGCGCTGCACTTCTATGAGTCCAGGGGGCTGATCAAAAGCAATCGCAATCAGGGCAACCAGCGCCGCTATCCGAGGGAAGTGTTGCGACGGGTGGCGTTGATCAAGGTTGCCCAGCGCCTGGGGATCCCTTTGGCGGAGATTGGCGAAGCGCTCAAGAGTCTGCCCGACAATCGGGCGCCGACGGCGGCGGACTGGAAAATCCTGTCGGCGCAATGGAGTCGGGAACTGGATGAGCGCATCAACCAATTGACCCTGCTGCGCGATCGTCTCAACGGCTGTATCGGTTGTGGTTGCCTGTCGATGGAGGCTTGTCCATTGCGCAATGCCGGCGACGTGCTGGGGGAACGCGGGCCGGGGGCGCACTGGCTGGAGCCGACCTGA
- a CDS encoding SDR family oxidoreductase, which produces MNNKKVVLVVGAGDATGGAIAKRFAQEGFVACVTRRSADKLQPLVDAITAFGGEAHGFACDARKEEDVIALVEQIESEIGPIEAFVFNIGANVPCSILEETARKYFKIWEMACFSGFLNAREVAKRMAKRQRGTILFTGATAGLRGAAGFAAFAGAKHGIRALAQSMARELGPMNIHVAHVVVDGAIDTDFIRDSFPEKYATKDQDGILNPEHIAENYWYLHSQPRDAWTFELDLRPWSERW; this is translated from the coding sequence ATGAATAACAAGAAGGTCGTACTGGTCGTCGGTGCAGGTGATGCCACGGGCGGCGCCATTGCCAAGCGTTTTGCCCAGGAGGGATTTGTCGCCTGTGTCACCCGCCGCAGCGCGGACAAGCTCCAGCCACTGGTGGATGCCATCACGGCCTTTGGCGGCGAGGCCCATGGTTTTGCCTGCGATGCACGCAAGGAGGAAGACGTAATTGCGTTGGTTGAGCAGATTGAGAGCGAGATCGGGCCCATCGAGGCGTTCGTGTTCAACATCGGCGCCAACGTGCCGTGCAGCATTCTCGAAGAAACCGCCCGCAAGTATTTCAAGATCTGGGAAATGGCCTGTTTCTCGGGGTTTCTCAATGCCCGGGAAGTGGCCAAACGCATGGCCAAGCGCCAACGCGGCACGATCCTGTTCACCGGTGCCACCGCCGGCCTGCGCGGTGCCGCCGGCTTTGCCGCATTCGCCGGCGCCAAGCACGGGATCCGTGCATTGGCGCAGAGCATGGCTCGTGAACTGGGGCCGATGAACATTCACGTTGCCCATGTCGTCGTCGATGGCGCCATCGATACGGACTTCATCCGCGACAGCTTCCCCGAGAAATACGCGACCAAGGATCAGGACGGCATCCTCAACCCCGAACACATTGCCGAAAACTACTGGTACCTGCACAGCCAGCCCCGCGATGCCTGGACCTTCGAGTTGGACCTTCGCCCCTGGAGCGAACGCTGGTAA
- a CDS encoding LysE family translocator — MTLSLDLLLGFALFALVTSITPGPNNTMLLASGVNFGFNRTIPHMLGITCGFFVLVVAVGFGLGAVFQTYPLLYTVLRYVGAAYLLYLAWKIAHSGPVSESQQGEAKPISYLGAAAFQWVNPKAWIMAIGAISTYTPMQGYFTNVIVIAAVFAIINLPSVGVWAACGTLLRNVLKDRRWLRLFNWGMAALLVVSLYPLMLESFS; from the coding sequence ATGACGCTCTCACTCGATCTGCTGCTGGGCTTCGCCCTGTTTGCCCTCGTCACTTCGATCACGCCCGGCCCGAACAACACCATGTTGCTGGCATCCGGGGTGAACTTCGGCTTCAACCGCACGATTCCGCACATGCTCGGTATCACTTGTGGCTTCTTTGTACTGGTGGTGGCGGTCGGCTTTGGCCTGGGCGCGGTGTTCCAGACTTACCCGTTGCTCTACACCGTGCTGCGTTACGTGGGGGCGGCGTATCTGCTGTATCTGGCGTGGAAAATCGCCCATTCCGGACCGGTCTCGGAGAGCCAGCAAGGCGAGGCGAAACCGATCAGTTATCTGGGCGCCGCCGCGTTCCAATGGGTCAATCCCAAGGCCTGGATCATGGCCATTGGCGCCATCAGCACCTACACGCCGATGCAAGGTTACTTCACTAATGTGATCGTGATCGCTGCCGTCTTTGCCATCATCAACCTGCCGAGTGTCGGTGTCTGGGCCGCTTGCGGCACGCTGTTGCGCAATGTCCTGAAGGACCGTCGCTGGCTGCGCCTGTTCAATTGGGGCATGGCCGCGCTGCTGGTGGTCTCGCTGTATCCGCTGATGCTCGAAAGCTTTAGCTGA
- a CDS encoding TetR/AcrR family transcriptional regulator codes for MRYSANHKLETRQRLLESSAVSAKKSGFSTVGVDGLMKAIGLSGGAFYSHFSSKDELFASIVERELCQSMARLGEGQDRDKLERCLKQYLSMSHVENPESGCALPALGAEIARSDVTVRQQAEHWICRLQESWAGVLQSDSLAWAILSQCIGALVVARMLASPDIQRTVLKSSYEEIGRQIASPRT; via the coding sequence ATGCGTTATTCGGCCAATCACAAGCTGGAAACCAGACAAAGGCTGCTGGAAAGCAGTGCGGTATCGGCCAAGAAATCGGGATTTTCAACGGTGGGCGTGGACGGCCTGATGAAAGCGATTGGCTTGAGCGGCGGCGCTTTCTACAGCCACTTCTCGTCTAAGGATGAGTTGTTTGCGAGCATTGTCGAGCGTGAGCTGTGCCAAAGCATGGCGCGACTGGGGGAAGGGCAGGACCGTGACAAGCTTGAGCGTTGCTTGAAGCAGTACCTGAGCATGTCTCACGTCGAGAATCCTGAATCCGGTTGTGCATTGCCGGCATTGGGGGCGGAAATTGCCCGCTCCGACGTGACTGTCCGTCAGCAGGCGGAGCACTGGATTTGTCGGCTACAGGAAAGTTGGGCGGGGGTTCTGCAAAGCGACAGCCTGGCGTGGGCAATTCTGTCGCAATGTATTGGCGCGCTGGTCGTGGCGCGCATGCTGGCTAGTCCGGATATCCAGCGCACAGTGCTGAAGTCCAGCTACGAGGAAATTGGCCGTCAGATCGCAAGTCCGAGAACCTGA